A window of Saccharomyces eubayanus strain FM1318 chromosome XII, whole genome shotgun sequence contains these coding sequences:
- the TSR2 gene encoding Tsr2p has product MSTQYIDETAFVQAEEGRNNLMFPDEKQQARFELGVSMMIYRWDALDVAVENNWGGPDSSEKRDWITGVVVDLFKSEKVIDVASIEETLLYAMVDEFETNVEDDSALPIAMEIINIYNDCFNVNYNKVEQLYLEWEEKQKTKKAKRVIHVEGDDDDDNDDQDDDDDEDEDEEMEEAMPDLVSTKPEPVVDDDGFELVQPKGRRRH; this is encoded by the coding sequence ATGAGCACGCAATATATCGATGAAACAGCATTTGTACAAGCTGAAGAAGGTAGAAATAATTTAATGTTCCCTGATGAAAAGCAACAGGCTCGTTTTGAACTTGGCGTCTCCATGATGATTTACAGATGGGATGCTTTGGATGTTGCCGTTGAAAATAACTGGGGTGGCCCGGACTCTTCTGAGAAAAGGGATTGGATTACAGGTGTTGTAGTAGATCTTTTCAAGTCTGAAAAAGTAATTGACGTCGCTTCAATAGAAGAGACATTGCTGTATGCTATGgttgatgaatttgaaaccAACGTCGAAGATGACTCGGCTTTACCAATTGCCATGGAGATCATCAACATATACAATGACTGTTTTAATGTAAATTATAACAAAGTGGAGCAGTTATACTTAGAGTGGGAAGAGAagcaaaagacaaagaaagcaaaaagagTCATTCACGTTGAAggcgatgatgatgatgacaatGACGATCaagacgacgatgacgacgaagatgaagatgaagagatGGAAGAAGCTATGCCTGATTTGGTATCAACTAAACCGGAACCCGTTGTAGATGATGATGGTTTTGAACTGGTTCAACCAAagggaagaagaagacattaG
- the ECM30 gene encoding Ecm30p, with protein MGNTDSKSSSILLNHCIALVRPDDAVAAPVSLSPSPTPSPSLSSTSAADPLSVNLAIFRLDPGPDLDALLSGKPGVPLDVDAVFNEFYLDFISMDVQDFRINSNFKKILHIISSLNPANFNNLIVFLSLYIVLSADCPAATRSGLHTSGLINAIKTLSILMPIYYDRSRSSTQDQCDVFWATQHEAEADVKPLPLQNTLLGEKLLLAILKLAFQTDFTTATTAHAAQLWEIGILTNSNKYRSLLGTHLQWHTFANRLLLLRLLAALFSSDLYASAAHTGKHDVNMFLVYWCTQLPKDKTIQFTSSLLNCIMRFALNNNKDFHSLKTNFFNSDATANNWQTLYFQFVQSCLHVLNLSLSYKAQNNIVTIFLTQLQREYDLKLILSSFIKIFKYPIDLAIEQESNIFNFSNNRTTNHVDTTRRRAASATSNDGVSSAYSSPPNSSSSANSSKPQKRTQLPNIHPLLIPMTLLTTSLIDCNKSFQNYFADKFANRFIIFAIYYLKYYDFSSSSSFSCSLSATNSNSSTGNGPSSDTIDEHSVAELNENSISQILLPLLNHLLLILTSKKLVLFKMLQTFNLNYYTNSLPNFYKLTNINGDINNLTFRDFTIIQLSNLILENIKFNLQPNPIFYELIYNLLPINDEILTSSLKNDDSHNDLILLSAKKKFTQSPNTTSSHIPSSKLSYNAAMSLLYILSKSSNKVYLTTYATPLFKTKEIPYMISPGFKMDLLSLLLRSITIFVNLYFEDAENLLFAMSRHQSICHQINDSINSISKALNMNPNSNLHVMNLKEMGFNRKVQWKDFYQFDEITDLPQVKLHSFSNQQQQSQQQNQNDSQGHNQNEDQGQDNESPAPYLLFDPSSLNNETLSTSNHSTHPNHDKSYEVIAFIDYRSDSNLNLQHQLKYWPHRPQWPTQLTFTHKCKNFKYENFDEVWSGMVYLQNFSRLIKHVLSKIPEIPRIKSVQYFETLAKLSALKSDILTTIRPQLPLDIQRMTTFQPLSMHINDDLLVWFHIITWANIFTQTSFKYEESPSPELRHFESLLDINIDESDNNNTISRPTTDRLGYIRRSRGQSSVSLERTISAGSGVGAPTTPLNRTKSNGSGTLINHILQNTTQNHFHHLRSSSSSSSIALERTISNSSVTRNRPNNSQHAVSETDNNNSSNNKNINNNNNNGGFSFFKWKWGGNSNNGNNNDSSSGQANANSSTPNTADNLNSYMLDEEISAGVVNNIIESNIWVGTDIRLFRVGDFKKESFSFLEMTSSFFKKFKFTNSDNDNYNNNEIDDNAQLRYTSRGLYR; from the coding sequence ATGGGGAACACCGACTCGAAATCAAGTTCGATTCTGCTGAACCATTGCATTGCCCTGGTTCGACCGGACGACGCAGTCGCGGCCCCGGTCTCGCTATCTCCCTCCCCGACTCCCTCACCTTCTCTCTCCAGCACCAGTGCTGCTGATCCCTTGAGCGTGAACCTGGCGATCTTCAGACTGGACCCCGGTCCGGACCTCGACGCCCTGCTCAGCGGCAAACCGGGCGTCCCGCTCGACGTTGACGCCGTGTTCAACGAGTTCTACCTTGATTTCATCTCCATGGACGTCCAGGACTTCCGCATCAACtccaacttcaaaaaaatcctgCACATCATCTCCAGTCTGAACCCGGCCAACTTCAACAACCTCATCGTGTTTCTATCGCTGTACATCGTGCTGTCCGCGGACTGCCCGGCCGCCACCCGCTCAGGGCTGCACACGTCCGGGCTCATCAACGCCATCAAGACGCTGTCGATTCTCATGCCCATCTACTACGACAGGTCTAGGTCCAGCACGCAGGACCAGTGCGACGTGTTCTGGGCCACGCAGCACGAGGCAGAGGCAGACGTAAAGCCCCTCCCCTTGCAAAACACCCTTCTGGGCGAAAAGCTGCTGTTGGCGATTTTGAAACTGGCTTTCCAGACGGACTTCACCACGGCCACAACCGCCCATGCGGCTCAACTGTGGGAAATCGGCATCCTGACCAACTCCAACAAGTACCGCTCGTTGCTGGGCACGCACTTGCAATGGCACACTTTCGCCAACAGGCTGCTTCTTTTGCGCCTGTTGGCAGCTCTGTTCTCTTCGGACTTGTATGCCTCCGCCGCGCATACGGGCAAGCACGACGTCAACATGTTTCTGGTCTACTGGTGCACGCAACTGCCCAAGGACAAAACCATTCAGTTCACTTCTTCACTGCTCAACTGCATTATGCGGTTCGCtctcaacaacaacaaggaTTTCCACAGCTTGAAAAccaacttcttcaactcCGACGCCACAGCAAACAACTGGCAGACCCTTTACTTCCAGTTCGTCCAGTCGTGTCTGCACGTCTTGAACCTCTCGCTGTCTTATAAGGCCCAGAACAACATCGTCACCATCTTCCTCACGCAACTGCAGCGCGAGTacgatttgaaattgattttgtccagtttcatcaaaatcttcaaatacCCCATTGATCTCGCAATAGAACAAGAATcgaatattttcaatttcagcaACAACCGCACGACCAATCATGTCGACACCACCAGAAGGAGAGCCGCATCCGCCACCTCCAACGATGGCGTATCGTCTGCATATTCTTCACCGCCGAATTCTTCCTCGTCTGCTAATAGCAGCAAACCGCAAAAAAGGACCCAACTACCCAACATCCACCCCTTGCTCATTCCTATGACCCTTCTCACAACAAGTTTGATTGATTGCAACAAATCCTTCCAAAACTATTTCGCCGATAAGTTTGCCAATCGATTCATCATATTCGCCATCTATTACTTGAAGTATTACGatttttcgtcttcgtcttcctTCTCGTGCTCTTTATCCGCAACAAACTCAAATTCTTCCACAGGAAATGGCCCATCCAGTGATACGATTGACGAGCATTCTGTAGCCGAATTGAACGAAAATAGCATTTCTCAAATCCTGCTACCATTGCTCAACCATCTTCTATTGATTTTGACTTCCAAAAAgcttgttcttttcaaaatgttaCAAACTTTTAACCTGAATTACTACACGAACAGTCTGCCAAACTTTTATAAACTCACCAACATCAACGGGGACATCAATAACTTGACATTCAGAGATTTCACTATCATTCAATTATCGAACTTGATTCTGGAAAACATTAAGTTCAACTTGCAACCAAACCCGATTTTCTATGAGTTGATCTACAATCTACTACCCATCAATGACGAGATTTTGACCAGTTCTCTCAAGAATGACGACTCGCACAATGATTTGATCCTTTTATCagcgaagaaaaaattcacaCAATCACCAAACACTACATCCAGCCACATACCTTCATCAAAGTTATCCTATAATGCTGCAATGTCCTTACTTTAcattctttccaaatcatcaaataaaGTTTATCTGACCACTTATGCAACACCTCTGTTCAAGACAAAGGAAATACCATATATGATATCGCCAGGTTTCAAAATGGATTTATTATCACTACTATTAAGGTCAATCACAATCTTCGTGAACTTGTATTTCGAAGATGCAGAGAATTTGCTGTTTGCTATGTCAAGACATCAATCGATCTGTCACCAGATTAACGATTCCATAAATTCCATTTCCAAGGCTTTAAACATGAACCCGAATTCAAATTTGCATGTCATgaacttgaaagaaatgggCTTCAATAGGAAAGTCCAATGGAAGGATTTCTACCAATTCGATGAGATTACCGATCTACCTCAAGTTAAGCTACACTCATTTTCAaaccaacagcaacagTCACAACAACAGAACCAAAATGACAGTCAGGGTCATAATCAAAACGAAGACCAAGGTCAAGATAATGAATCTCCAGCACCCTATTTGCTTTTCGATCCGTCTTCGCTAAACAATGAAACGTTGAGCACATCTAACCATTCAACACACCCGAACCATGATAAGAGCTACGAAGTCATCGCTTTCATTGATTATAGGTCGGATTCCAATTTGAACTTACAACATCAACTAAAATACTGGCCACATAGACCTCAATGGCCTACTCAATTGACGTTTACACACAAAtgtaaaaatttcaagtaCGAAAATTTCGACGAAGTTTGGTCTGGTATGGTTTATTTGCAAAACTTTTCGCGATTAATCAAACATGTTTTATCGAAAATTCCTGAAATTCCAAGAATCAAATCGGTGCAgtattttgaaactttagCAAAATTGTCAGCTTTGAAGTCTGACATATTGACTACAATTCGCCCCCAACTACCACTCGACATCCAAAGAATGACGACTTTTCAACCTTTATCAATGCATATCAATGACGATTTATTGGTGTGGTTCCATATTATCACGTGGGCCAACATTTTCACGCAAACGTCATTCAAATATGAGGAAAGCCCATCACCCGAGTTAAGgcactttgaatctttgTTAGACATAAACATTGACGAAAgtgacaataataatactatTTCAAGACCAACAACCGATCGTTTGGGGTACATACGGAGATCGAGAGGCCAATCATCTGTAAGCTTAGAGAGAACAATCAGCGCTGGATCGGGTGTAGGAGCTCCAACAACTCCTTTGAATAGAACAAAGAGTAACGGAAGTGGCACTTTAATCAATCATATCTTGCAAAACACAACTCAAAACCATTTCCATCATTTAagatcatcttcatcttcgtcctcTATTGCTTTAGAGAGAACTATTTCTAACAGTTCCGTGACAAGAAACAGGCCAAATAATTCTCAACATGCTGTTTCTGAAACcgataacaacaatagcagcaataataaaaatattaacaacaataataacaatggTGGattctccttcttcaaatggaAATGGGGAGGCAATAGCAATAACGGTAACAACAATGATTCAAGCAGTGGTCAAGCAAATGCAAATTCGAGCACACCAAACACCGCTGATAACTTAAATAGTTATATGCtggatgaagaaatcaGCGCGGGTGTAGTGAATAATATAATCGAGAGTAACATTTGGGTTGGAACTGATATCCGACTCTTTAGGGTTGGAGActtcaaaaaggaatcgttttcatttctgGAAATGAcgtcttcctttttcaagaaatttaagTTCACAAACAGCGATAATGATAATTACAATAATAACGAAATTGATGATAATGCACAGTTGAGATATACTTCTAGAGGGTTGTACAGATAG
- the DIF1 gene encoding Dif1p, translating into MDAQLEWASSLVPKRQFQQQQQQQQQSNNQQDLQKDQLMTVGMRIRQRVDQGYASSTPGTSQASLQPAVIRDYSSVIVPQFTRSPLPSAHSLPPMLINQRTMSTEASSLEKWDVPEPAAENETMVNGSK; encoded by the coding sequence ATGGATGCGCAACTGGAGTGGGCTAGCAGCCTCGTCCCGAAAAGACAGTTccaacagcagcagcagcagcagcagcagagCAACAACCAGCAAGACCTTCAGAAGGACCAACTGATGACCGTAGGCATGCGGATCAGACAGCGCGTCGACCAGGGCTATGCCTCCAGCACGCCGGGCACCTCGCAGGCGTCGCTGCAGCCCGCGGTCATCAGGGACTACTCCAGTGTTATTGTTCCGCAGTTTACCAGGTCGCCGCTGCCCTCCGCGCACTCGCTGCCCCCCATGCTGATCAACCAGAGAACCATGTCCACCGAGGCGTCCTCGCTCGAGAAGTGGGACGTCCCGGAGCCTGCCGCGGAGAACGAAACAATGGTCAACGGGTCCAAGAG
- the CAR2 gene encoding ornithine-oxo-acid transaminase has product MSNATLSSKQTIEWENKYSAHNYHPLPVVFHKAKGAHVWDPEGKQYLDFLSAYSAVNQGHCHPHIIKALTEQAQTLTLSSRAFHNDVYAEFAKFVTEFFGFETVLPMNTGAEAVETALKLARRWGYMKKNIPQDKAIILGAEGNFHGRTFGAISLSTDYEDSKLHFGPFVPNVASGHATHQIRYGHAEDFIPILESAEGKNVAAIILEPIQGEAGIVVPPADYFPQVAALCRKHNVLLIIDEIQTGIGRTGELLCYDHYKTEAKPDIVLLGKALSGGVLPVSCVLSSHDIMSCFTPGSHGSTFGGNPLASRVAIAALEVIRDEKLCQRAAQLGGSFIAKLKALQEKSNGVISEVRGMGLLTAIVIDPSKTNGKTAWDLCLLMKDHGLLAKPTHDHIIRLAPPLVISEEDLQTGVETIAKCIDLL; this is encoded by the coding sequence ATGTCTAACGCCACCCTCTCCTCCAAGCAGACCATCGAATGGGAAAACAAGTACTCCGCCCACAACTACCACCCTTTGCCCGTGGTCTTCCACAAGGCCAAGGGTGCGCACGTGTGGGACCCAGAGGGTAAGCAATACCTGGACTTCCTCAGTGCCTACTCCGCCGTCAACCAGGGTCACTGCCATCCTCACATCATCAAGGCCTTGACCGAGCAAGCGCAAACTTTGACTCTGTCCTCCAGAGCGTTCCACAATGACGTGTACGCAGAATTCGCCAAGTTCGTCACCGAGTTTTTCGGCTTCGAAACCGTTTTGCCCATGAACACCGGTGCAGAGGCCGTCGAGACCGCGTTGAAGCTCGCCAGAAGATGGGGGTAcatgaaaaagaacattcCTCAGGACAAGGCCATCATCCTTGGTGCAGAGGGTAACTTCCACGGCAGAACTTTCGGTGCCATCAGTTTGAGTACCGACTACGAAGACTCCAAGCTGCACTTCGGGCCCTTCGTGCCCAACGTTGCCAGTGGTCACGCCACCCACCAGATCAGATACGGCCACGCAGAGGACTTCATCCCTATTCTGGAGTCCGCCGAGGGTAAGAACGTCGCCGCCATCATCCTGGAACCAATCCAAGGTGAGGCCGGTATTGTCGTGCCCCCTGCAGACTACTTTCCTCAGGTCGCCGCGTTGTGCCGCAAGCACAACGTGTTGTTGATCATCGACGAGATCCAAACCGGTATCGGCAGAACCGGTGAGTTACTGTGCTACGACCACTACAAGACCGAGGCCAAGCCAGACATCGTTCTGTTGGGTAAGGCCCTTTCCGGTGGTGTGCTACCAGTCTCATGTGTGTTGTCCTCCCACGACATCATGTCCTGTTTCACCCCGGGCTCCCACGGTTCCACCTTCGGCGGTAACCCATTGGCCTCCCGCGTCGCCATTGCCGCTCTCGAGGTCATCCGCGACGAGAAGCTATGCCAAAGAGCCGCCCAACTGGGCGGCTCTTTCATCGCCAAGTTGAAAGCTCTACAAGAAAAGTCTAACGGTGTCATCTCCGAGGTCCGTGGTATGGGTCTGCTCACTGCCATCGTCATCGACCCCTCCAAGACTAACGGCAAGACCGCATGGGACTTGTGTCTGCTCATGAAGGACCACGGCCTCTTGGCCAAGCCCACCCACGATCACATCATCAGACTGGCCCCTCCACTGGTCATCTCCGAAGAAGACTTGCAAACCGGTGTCGAAACCATCGCCAAGTGTATCGATCTGttataa
- the LSM3 gene encoding U4/U6-U5 snRNP complex subunit LSM3, with product METPLDLLKLNLDERVYIKLRGARTLVGTLQAFDSHCNIVLSDAVETIYQLNNDELSESERRCEMVFVRGDTVTLISTPNDEDGEGAVEI from the coding sequence ATGGAGACGCCCTTGGACCTATTGAAACTGAACCTCGACGAGCGGGTGTACATCAAGCTGCGCGGGGCCCGGACGCTGGTGGGGACGCTGCAGGCGTTCGACTCGCACTGCAACATCGTGCTGAGCGACGCAGTAGAGACGATATACCAATTGAACAACGACGAACTGAGCGAGTCTGAAAGACGGTGCGAGATGGTGTTTGTCAGGGGGGACACGGTGACCTTGATCAGCACGCCCAACGACGAGGACGGCGAGGGCGCGGTGGAGATATAA
- the MRPL4 gene encoding mitochondrial 54S ribosomal protein uL29m — MWKRSFHSQGGPLRARTRFTKPKPKQPVLPRDKIRPPTQLTHHSRSLQITEPIPPTASNLHCPDDHPLWQFFSNRKFIRTTDDLPPAGHVRPWSIPELRHKSFNDLHSLWYNCLREQNVLARENHLLKNVVGSSHDEFNELSQSIRTTMWQIRHVLNERELAHSASRAFFQDESQRQKFLDTLTNDHFLNKDVPDDEVAAMLTRFQLAVFGISETIQDNTVDTTFIEGIKFLANLKLRRFKDSEDLISELSQDPITDVGESFVLFTSDFEQRAVHEACVAIKDLRQSPENKVPKLNELSTVRKYLKQLIRANSMEQATA; from the coding sequence ATGTGGAAGAGATCGTTCCATTCGCAAGGCGGGCCCCTCCGTGCCAGAACGAGATTCACCAAGCCCAAGCCCAAGCAGCCTGTGCTGCCTCGCGACAAAATAAGACCGCCCACTCAATTGACCCATCATTCCCGCAGCCTGCAGATCACAGAGCCGATTCCGCCAACCGCCTCTAACCTGCACTGCCCCGACGACCATCCGCTCTGGCAGTTCTTCTCCAACAGGAAGTTCATCAGGACCACCGACGACTTGCCGCCCGCCGGCCACGTCAGGCCCTGGTCCATCCCTGAGCTGAGACACAAGTCCTTCAACGACCTGCACTCCCTCTGGTACAACTGCCTCAGGGAGCAGAACGTGCTTGCCCGCGAGAACCACCTCTTGAAGAACGTCGTCGGCTCCTCGCACGACGAGTTCAACGAGCTCTCGCAGTCCATCAGAACCACTATGTGGCAGATCAGACACGTCCTCAACGAAAGAGAACTGGCCCACTCCGCCTCTCGGGCCTTCTTCCAGGACGAATCGCAAAGACAAAAGTTTCTGGACACCCTAACCAACGACCACTTTCTGAATAAGGACGTCCCGGACGACGAGGTCGCCGCCATGCTCACACGCTTCCAGCTCGCCGTGTTCGGGATCTCAGAGACCATCCAGGACAACACCGTCGACACCACCTTTATTGAAGGAATCAAGTTCCTCGCGAACCTCAAACTGCGCCGGTTCAAGGACTCGGAAGACCTGATATCGGAGCTGTCTCAGGACCCCATCACAGACGTGGGCGAGTCCTTCGTCTTGTTCACCTCCGATTTCGAACAGCGTGCTGTCCACGAAGCATGTGTCGCCATCAAGGACCTGAGACAGTCCCCGGAAAACAAAGTCCCCAAACTGAATGAACTATCCACCGTTAGAAAATACTTGAAACAATTAATTCGTGCAAATTCCATGGAACAAGCTACTGCATGA
- the SEC39 gene encoding Sec39p, producing the protein MLEEQLYLLACVFASKADSHNIRKLAARLGSKSEYLQIICVLWPELDDPKHLSFLCKQELVERNAEEAEVSSEDVIIKLLEGDSRLIPLIEMDNATISARYRELKEFVINKLNSKPLEDFEDWLRERIMICNEMLPEAPLYYSELWETTDPGVLSSKFTEWVDGVIKPLDHLDKRLHVIFKINEWNEMHDNDLFNLIFEGIESVQGDNKMTEIIEHELIPTLFYGKKWETFISEFLNKQQFSLKSDTNYKLFLKTYFNLEERLKGNSEAMRNLQSKMVDILFNNSENLFNLSNLLHKLNELRDLLRIFPDDIAIEDEKNVTVLEMKQFMEFFTNCSTKYSFQEIFAITQEEESAQLAHFTSLCHEEFDKSSEIPSFLQSMYETVLKAESNDKIFTRISMDDKIYSIVEIFLQMNEFNYIEMVITKFDYDENAHLYKLLVKFFWHFFNNASNGLRKEPEMKKSSQTLQIIQRHMVQQAGANLTRMEVLLELADKLSHYSINLNKTHGGTRDAAFKPSNILEYKDCPLDIISNLLELNPRLYKDLPTTRGLLSGIYDSLSISDEGQTVKIEVDLMILHIDYALVNLDFDVAYEMGERVFELCRERGQQMMKALGEEHWLTLYQMGKFIDPNWVDNEIPTEIIILQMGILGKLLEICPLEEVEIVTSQWSTLELELSARDLVRDKYALEAQSGSKSSVGGIAREIFHNVTSF; encoded by the coding sequence ATGCTGGAAGAGCAATTGTATTTACTGGCATGTGTTTTTGCGTCGAAAGCCGATTCGCATAACATCAGGAAATTGGCTGCCAGGTTGGGTTCAAAATCGGAGTACCTGCAGATCATTTGCGTGTTGTGGCCAGAATTGGATGATCCTAAACACCTTTCGTTTCTATGTAAACAAGAACTGGTGGAGAGAAACGCAGAAGAGGCTGAGGTATCTAGCGAAGATGtgataataaaattattGGAAGGGGATAGTCGTTTAATTCCATTGATTGAAATGGACAACGCTACCATATCAGCTAGATATCGCGAATTGAAAGAGTTTGTAATCAATAAACTCAACAGCAAACCCttagaagattttgaagattggTTGAGGGAGAGAATCATGATCTGTAATGAAATGCTTCCCGAAGCACCGTTATACTATTCTGAGTTGTGGGAAACCACGGATCCAGGAGTGTTATCTTCAAAGTTTACTGAATGGGTTGATGGTGTAATTAAACCATTAGACCACCTTGATAAACGACTACACgttatattcaaaatcaacGAATGGAATGAAATGCATGATAACGACCTATTCAATTTAATCTTTGAAGGCATCGAAAGTGTACAAGGTGATAACAAGATGACCGAAATCATTGAGCATGAATTGATTCCAACTTTGTTCTACGGGAAGAAATGGGAAACTTTTATCAGtgaatttttaaataaaCAGCAATTCTCGTTAAAGTCCGATACCAATTATaaactgtttttgaaaacataTTTTAATCTTGAAGAGCGATTGAAAGGTAACAGTGAGGCGATGAGAAATTTACAAAGTAAGATGGTGGATATATTATTCAACAACAGTGAAAATTTATTCAATTTATCCAACTTACTCCACAAGCTTAACGAGTTACGGGATCTACTGAGGATATTCCCGGATGATATTGCAATAGAAGACGAGAAAAACGTTACGGTTTTAGAAATGAAACAGTTTATGGAATTTTTTACCAATTGCTCCACCAAGTATTCCTTCCAGGAAATCTTTGCCATAacacaagaagaagaatcgGCCCAATTGGCTCATTTTACCTCATTATGCcatgaagaatttgataAATCCAGTGAGATTCCCAGTTTCTTACAATCCATGTACGAAACGGTTTTGAAAGCTGAAAgcaatgataaaatatttaCTAGGATTAGCATGGATGACAAAATATACAGTATAGTGGAAATTTTCTTACAAATGAATGAGTTTAACTACATTGAAATGGTCATAACAAAGTTCGACTACGATGAAAATGCGCACTTGTACAAACTTCTAGTGAAGTTCTTCTggcattttttcaataatgcCTCGAATGGGCTACGCAAAGAACCagagatgaagaaatcttCACAAACATTGCAAATAATCCAAAGGCACATGGTGCAACAGGCGGGGGCGAATCTAACAAGGATGGAAGTATTACTCGAACTGGCAGACAAGCTATCACACTACTCCATAAATTTAAACAAAACGCATGGCGGCACAAGAGATGCAGCATTCAAACCAAGCAATATTTTGGAGTATAAAGATTGTCCCCTGGACATAATTTCCAACCTATTGGAATTGAACCCTCGCCTGTATAAGGATCTGCCCACCACGAGGGGCTTGCTTTCCGGGATCTACGACAGTTTGTCTATTAGTGACGAGGGCCAAACGGTGAAGATAGAAGTGGATTTGATGATACTGCATATTGACTATGCGCTTGTCAATCTGGATTTTGACGTAGCATACGAAATGGGCGAGCGAGTGTTTGAACTGTGTCGTGAACGTGGGCAACAGATGATGAAAGCGCTGGGCGAAGAGCACTGGTTGACGCTGTACCAAATGGGGAAGTTTATCGATCCAAATTGGGTGGACAACGAGATCCCCACGGAGATAATCATTTTGCAAATGGGCATCTTGGGCAAGCTGCTGGAGATTTGCCCTCTGGAGGAAGTGGAGATTGTCACGTCACAATGGAGCACGTTGGAGCTAGAGTTGAGCGCACGTGACTTGGTGAGGGATAAGTATGCATTGGAGGCACAAAGCGGTAGCAAGAGTAGTGTTGGCGGTATTGCCAGGGAGATCTTCCATAACGTGACAAGTTTctga
- the RPS1A gene encoding 40S ribosomal protein eS1, with protein MAVGKNKRLSKGKKGQKKRVVDPFTRKEWFDIKAPSTFENRNVGKTLVNKSTGLKSASDALKGRVVEVCLADLQGSEDHSFRKIKLRVDEVQGKNLLTNFHGMDFTTDKLRSMVRKWQTLIEANVTVKTSDDYVLRIFAIAFTRKQANQVKRHSYAQSSHIRSIRKVISEILTKEVQGSTLAQLTSKLIPEVINKEIENATKEIFPLQNIHVRKVKLLKQPKFDVGALMALHGEGSGEEKGKKVTGFKDEVLETV; from the coding sequence ATGGCTGTCGGAAAGAATAAGAGACTATCCAAGGGTAAGAAAGGtcaaaagaagagagtCGTTGACCCATTTACCAGAAAGGAATGGTTCGATATTAAAGCTCCATccacttttgaaaacagaaatGTTGGTAAGACTTTAGTTAACAAGTCCACTGGTTTGAAGAGTGCTTCCGATGCCTTAAAAGGTAGAGTTGTCGAAGTTTGTTTGGCTGACTTGCAAGGTTCTGAAGACCACTCTTTCAGAAAGATCAAATTAAGAGTTGACGAAGTTCAAGGTAAGAATCTGTTGACCAACTTCCACGGTATGGATTTCACCACTGATAAATTGAGATCTATGGTCAGAAAATGGCAAACTTTGATCGAAGCTAACGTTACTGTTAAGACTTCCGATGATTACGTTTTGAGAATCTTTGCTATTGCCTTCACCAGAAAGCAAGCTAACCAAGTTAAGAGACACTCTTACGCTCAATCTTCCCACATCAGATCTATCAGAAAGGTtatttctgaaattttgaCCAAGGAAGTTCAAGGTTCTACTTTGGCCCAATTGACCTCCAAGTTGATTCCAGAAGTTATCAAcaaggaaattgaaaatgctACCAAGGAAATCTTCCCTCTACAAAACATTCACGTTAGAAAGGTCAAGTTGTTGAAACAACCAAAGTTCGATGTTGGTGCTTTGATGGCTTTGCACGGTGAAGGTTctggtgaagaaaagggTAAGAAGGTTACCGGTTTCAAGGACGAAGTCTTGGAAACTGTGTAA